A section of the Deinococcus humi genome encodes:
- a CDS encoding 3' terminal RNA ribose 2'-O-methyltransferase Hen1, whose protein sequence is MLLTLTTTHQPATDLGFLLHKHPDRTFTFELPVGQAQVFYPEATAERCTVAVLVEVDPVLISRGRQGAGSLPLEPYVNDRPYAASSFLSGALRAAFGTAMAGRSKERPDLAQAALPFQVQLPAVPSRGGPDLAGRLFAPLGYHVTARPHPLDPAFSEWGDSPYLDLTLDAEIRLKDLLAHLSVLIPVLDDAKHYYVDESEVDKLLRLGEGWLEDHPERDLITRRALKHQRSLQRAVQAQFADDGEEDVPSPEPRLNDQRLDAVTAELLASGAKSVLDLGCGEGKLLARLLPERQFERLTGMDVSLRELARARDRLRLDELPETYRQRLTLMQGSLTYRDARLSGYDAAALVEVIEHLDPQRLWTLERVVFGQARPGMVIVTTPNEEYNATWTTLPAGSARHTDHRFEWTRAQFQAWAGGVAAGYGYGVSFKEIGPQDAALGSPTQMAIFSQGAGQ, encoded by the coding sequence ATGCTGCTGACCCTGACCACCACCCACCAGCCCGCCACCGACCTCGGCTTCCTGCTGCACAAGCATCCGGACCGTACGTTCACCTTCGAATTGCCCGTCGGTCAGGCCCAGGTGTTTTATCCCGAGGCCACAGCGGAGCGCTGCACCGTCGCGGTCTTGGTGGAAGTCGATCCGGTGCTGATCTCCAGGGGCCGTCAGGGCGCGGGCAGCCTGCCCCTGGAGCCGTACGTGAATGACCGCCCGTACGCGGCGTCGAGCTTCCTGAGCGGCGCGCTGCGGGCCGCCTTCGGCACGGCGATGGCCGGCCGCAGCAAGGAACGCCCGGACCTGGCCCAGGCGGCCCTGCCCTTCCAGGTGCAGCTGCCCGCCGTCCCGTCGCGTGGGGGCCCGGATCTCGCCGGGCGGCTGTTCGCGCCGCTCGGGTACCACGTTACCGCCCGGCCCCACCCCCTCGATCCGGCCTTTTCCGAGTGGGGTGACAGCCCGTACCTGGACCTGACGCTGGACGCCGAGATCCGCTTAAAAGACCTGCTCGCGCACCTGTCCGTCCTGATTCCCGTGCTGGACGATGCCAAGCACTACTACGTCGACGAGTCGGAGGTGGACAAGTTGCTGCGGCTCGGGGAGGGCTGGCTGGAAGACCATCCGGAACGCGACCTGATCACGCGGCGCGCCCTCAAGCACCAGCGCTCCCTGCAACGCGCCGTGCAAGCGCAGTTTGCCGATGACGGCGAGGAGGACGTGCCGTCTCCGGAGCCCCGTCTGAACGATCAGCGCCTGGATGCCGTCACGGCTGAACTGCTGGCGAGCGGCGCGAAGAGCGTGCTGGATCTGGGCTGCGGGGAGGGCAAGCTGCTGGCCCGGCTGCTGCCCGAACGGCAGTTCGAGCGCCTGACCGGCATGGACGTCAGCCTGCGTGAACTGGCCCGCGCCAGGGACCGGCTGCGCCTGGACGAACTGCCGGAAACGTACCGCCAGCGCCTGACCCTCATGCAGGGCTCCCTGACCTACCGCGACGCCCGCCTGTCCGGGTACGATGCGGCGGCCCTGGTGGAGGTCATCGAACACCTGGACCCGCAGCGGCTGTGGACCCTCGAGCGCGTGGTCTTCGGGCAGGCGCGCCCCGGGATGGTGATCGTGACCACCCCGAACGAGGAGTACAATGCCACATGGACCACGCTGCCCGCGGGCAGCGCGCGGCACACGGACCACCGCTTTGAATGGACCCGCGCGCAGTTCCAGGCGTGGGCCGGGGGTGTGGCGGCAGGCTACGGGTATGGCGTGAGTTTTAAGGAGATCGGTCCGCAGGACGCCGCGCTGGGATCGCCTACGCAAATGGCGATCTTCAGTCAGGGGGCGGGCCAGTGA